The DNA segment CGAGTAATATAAAACTTGTTCCGGTATCATTTTAAATCCTATGGCGTCATTGATATACATATTTAATGTTTTCTTTGACTTGGATTGACGCTGTCCTAATTTTATAGCAAGAGCGGCATACTCATGAAAGCTTGTTCCCTTTAATGTTGCAAGGTGATTTCTATAAGTATTAATCAATTTCTCTTCACTATAATTGATCCAGTGATATTTACTAGCTCCTAGAAAAGCGTGTAATCCTTCTAGTTCTTTATGTTGATTAAAATCCATAACAGCAATTTACCTCCCAAAAAATTTCTTTAGTTCGTTCAAAACATGTTCTTTGTTTTCCGGATAAATAAAACTTGAAAATGACATCCTGTTGAGAAGATCCACATAATATTCCTGGTTAGGTTGGCGGTGACTTTGAGGTCCTCTTTTGCACTCAAGAATAGCCCATTTATCTTTAAACAAGACGAGTAGATCTGGTATACCTTGAATATAACTTGAGTCTAATTTCATAACGATGCAATTCTCAAACAACTGTTTAAGCTGCTTTATTAAATCAGGTTGAAAGTCACGCTCAAGTTTATTTTTTCGTGGTTCATTCATTGCTTGATTAATTCTCCTTCCAAAACAAAAACAAAAAGAACAATAACGCGCAGTTTTTGTTCTTCCTCTCATAACAGTGCATGTAATTTTCGCGTACCCAAAATAAAAAGTGCTTTGTAAAATTGGCATAAAATATACTCGTGGCCACTTGGCCACTTTTTTTGGCATAACTTATATATATACCTTAAATTTTTTATCACATTAAATAATAAAAAAAAGTGGGTAAGTGGGCAGAACGGTATCACCAAGCTCAAAAAACCCTTTAAATAAAGGGTTTTTAGCATGTCAAGTTGTGGCCACTTTCACTTTTAAAAGTGGGCAAATGGCCAGAAAAAGTGGGCAGAAGGACAAAAACAAAATAACTAAAATGGGCTGTGGTCACTTTCAAACCCACTTTTGGTCAGTTTTCAAAAAGAAAAGTGGGCAGAAATTTCGTTAATACCCACTTATTTCCAAATCAAATTAGAAATTTTTCTCCTTCACTTACTCCATCCCATATCTTTGTATCGGGCATAATCTTTTTGTTTATAATTACTAATAGTTGTTTCCAGTCCAAAAATCTGCCTTTTCAACTTTTCGTTTTCTTCCTTTAGTTCAATAATATTTCTTTTTAATTCACAATTCTCAGAAAGCAGATCTATCTCTGTTATTTCACTCATACATCATCAGTTCCCTTACCATCATCGCCCATTCTGGATTAACCGGACAATATTTCTGACCAATTAGTTCAGGAGTATCTAAACCAATAGCAAAATAGTTCTTAGAAAGGTTCCCGACAAACGCATCTACTCCTTCTTCAATACTATCAAAAGTAATCGGTACTTCATTTACACTTAAACCGCCTGGATTATTTCTATAAATATACGCGTACGATCGAAACCAACCAGTTTCTAAACGTGCAATAGCTAATGTCAAATCATAAGGGACTCCATACTTCTCACAGGAATTTTGTATTAGTTCTTCTATACTTAATTCCTTTATCTCTTCTTTTTGCTCTTCTTCCTGTACCTCCTTAACGGTCTTTACTACTGGAAGCTCAGCTATAGCCTTCTCCACGCTTTTTGATTGGTTCAGCGCTTCTAATTCATCCGCATTGGGCAACTTTACTATTTCTATATCAGCACTCTCAGAACCAACAGAAACAGCGTGTATACCTTCTGTAGCTGCACCAAATACCGTGACCATCATAACCAAAGCTGATAATACTAATTTCATAATTTTATTTACCATATATTATAATCCTTTCATTAGATACAAATCTTTCAACCAAAAAGAACTCCTAGTTTGTGTAACCAAGAGTTCATATTAAACTTTCGCCTATATGTCCAACACGTTATATGAATTAATATTCTTTTGAACATATTACCGTGACGTCACTTCCTTGTGCCAAATCAATTCCCACCTTAATTCGTTTTTTATTCCTAAGCATTTTATTTGGGTCTTCGTTTTTATAAAAAGATTCACAATACTGTTCGCCTATAACAGTCGTTACTTTCCAAATATTAAAAATCGGATGTGAGTCATCAACCAGCTCATATCCGACTATTCCGTTATAACCTTCAAACATCATTACTTACCTCCTTAATATTTAATAATATGAACCTCTAATCCGCGTTTCTTAGCAGTAGAAATCATATGTTTTGTGCCTCTTGATTTTCCATCCCAAAAAGCGAAAAGTACCCCGATAGCTTCTCCTGCATAATCAGCCATCTCACGATTACGAATTATGCCTGCCGACTTTCCATGTTTATCCCAATCAGCAGGAAAACGACGAATTTCAAATCCACTATCTGATGCGAAGCGTTCTCCTAATCTATCAGCCCCTTTAGCAGTACCTGAAACAATGACTGCTTCACAAGAAGCCATATATTCTGTAAGAACTGAGGACAGTAAATCGTAATCATTGAAATCTCTACCACCAGCTACAATTATACGAACCTCTTTATTATTCATGAATATCAATTCTCCTCCGCTTTAACTCTCTTTTTCGCTTCTTCTATAATTTCGTTACAAATTGGAGTAGAGCTGAGATCAGGACCAGTAATCAACTCCGAATAAGGCAGTGTCTTGATCCAATCACAGAAACCTTTTCCGACCGAACAATCTTCGCAAAGCAGCCATTCTTTTGAATTTTTGCATTCACGCGCATCATCTTTAACATTACAAGTACTTTCTGTATGCTCTTTCCACTCATCCAATTTATGATTCTTACGAGAGTTATAAATATTTGCCAAGACTTCATAGTTCAGCATCACAGTCCGCTTCTGGTTATAGCTAGTCGGAAGAAGCTGAATCATCTGCCACCAGTATTTTTTGTCTTTTGTCTCCATATACCTTTCTCTAGCGGCATTCAAATGATTTATAACATTGAGCATAGAACCCCTAAACCATAAATCACTTGGATTATACTGGATCGTATCCGGTCCAATTTCTTCATCAAATAGATCCTCACAGCTAAAATCGTCCCAAGTAAACTCCTTCGCCTGAATCTTATGCATGGTAGAACAGGAGTTGGCTACCGTACCTACCTTATACGTATCGAATTCCTTCCACCAATAGAGCGGAGCTGTTATGTCTACATATACAGTAATCATCCTCATGAATTTACGATGATCTGTACCAGCGTTACGAAGTCCCATCATGAGATCGAGATCATTCGAACCGATGTTCAAGCATTCCGCTTTCGTGTCGTCGTTAGTGCATTTCATGTTGTATGGGCATATTGAACAACCATCAACATCACTTTCTCCAAACAAACTATCACTCTTCTCCCAAGAATTCATAGGGTTCCGCATTCCACGAATAGCAGCCTCCCAACCAACTACTTCAACGTTTTCAAATTTGATCATTAGCTTTCTCCTTTTCTTTTTTCATTACAATGTCGTTATAGTATTTGCCTTTGTCACGCTTATTCCAAAAAACAGTCCTCATAGGAACACCGGCTAAGTGAAGTTTATCCCAAATATCTCTTAGATTATCTCTATAAATACTTGCCATTCTGTTCGACGGTTTTTTTATAAGGTCTAAAGGTTCCGCATCCAAATCCATAAGCTCTTTAAGAATCTCTGCAGTCGTTTTTCCGAAGCATCTAAACTGACCCGTTTTGATAAAAGTTTTCTGCCAGAAGAATAACCTGAAGCCAAGAGCTTTTTCCACTTCTTTAATTCGTTCATTAAGTGTTGGATCAAATATGTCTCTGTGGATAATATCATCATTCATATTTATCATGTCCTTCTCCTCCAATTCTTCATAGTAAGGACATTTTTCGATATAACAGTCCAAGCATCCAAAGACTTCGTCATGATAAGGACATTCTGATCGGTCATCAAATTTAATCATGTTTTTCTCCTTTCATGATTTTACTAATCTTAAGTTATCCGATTTTTTAATATATTCGTTCTTCACATATTAAACTCAATACTTCTTTGGCGTAATAAATCTGAATATCGGTAGTGTAATATCCGTTTTGTTCGGAATAGCAAGGAATTAAAAACATATTGCCAGGATTTCCAAATCTGAATCCGGATCCTTTTTCATCTTCACCTGAACCTTCCACCATCTCAAACACTAGATTTTCATTAAATTCAGTTTCCATCGCAAGTGTGTCTTCCAAGCTACTAAAATCAGCCCAGTTGGATTCGCAGCA comes from the Erysipelotrichaceae bacterium 66202529 genome and includes:
- a CDS encoding DUF2493 domain-containing protein — protein: MNNKEVRIIVAGGRDFNDYDLLSSVLTEYMASCEAVIVSGTAKGADRLGERFASDSGFEIRRFPADWDKHGKSAGIIRNREMADYAGEAIGVLFAFWDGKSRGTKHMISTAKKRGLEVHIIKY